CGCCGGTGGAGCGCATCTCCGGGCCGAGCACGGTGTCCACGCCCCGGCCGTGGATGTCGCGGAAGCGGCTCCACGGCATCACGGCCTCCTTGACCGAGATCGGGCAGTCGGCGGGCAGTGTGCCGCCGTCGCCCTCGGCCGGGAGCAGGCCCTCCTTGCGCAGCTCGGCGATGGTGGCGCCGAGCGAGATCCGGGCGGCGGCCTTGGCCAGCGGCACGGCGGTCGCCTTGGAGGTGAACGGCACGGTGCGCGAGGCACGCGGGTTGGCCTCCAGCACGTAGAGGATGTCGCCGGCCAGCGCGAACTGGATGTTGATCAGGCCGCGCACCCCGACGCCCTTGGCGATCGCCTCGGTGGAGACCCGCAGCCGCTTGATGTCGTAGCCGCCGAGGGTGATCGGGGGCAGCGCACAGGCCGAGTCGCCGGAGTGGATGCCGGCCTCCTCGATGTGCTCCATCACGCCGCCGAGGTAGAGCTCCTCGCCGTCGTAGAGCGCGTCCACGTCGATCTCGACCGCGTCGTCCAGGAAGCGGTCGATCAGCACCGGGTGCTCGGAGATCAGACCCGCGTGCCGCTCCAGGTAGGAGGCGAGTGACGGCTCGTCATAGACGATCTCCATGCCACGGCCGCCGAGCACGTACGACGGGCGGGCCAGCACCGGGTAGCCGATCTCGTCCGCGATCGCCTTGGCGTCCTCGAACGAGAAGGCGGTGCCGTGCTTGGGCGCGGGCAGGCCCGCGTCGCGCAGCACCCGGCCGAACGCGCCGCGCTCCTCGGCCAGGTCGATCGCCTCGGGCTGGGTGCCGACGATCGGCACGCCGTTGTCCTTGAGCGCCTGGGCCAGGCCGAGCGGGGTCTGGCCGCCGAGCTGGACGATGACACCGGCCAGCGGACCGGCCAGCGTCTCCGCGTGCACGATCTCCAGCACGTCCTCCAGGGTGAGCGGCTCGAAGTAGAGCCGGTCGGAGGTGTCGTAGTCGGTGGAGACCGTCTCCGGGTTGCAGTTGACCATCACGGTCTCGTACCCGGCCTCGCTGAGCGCGAAGGAGGCGTGCACGCAGGAGTAGTCGAACTCGATGCCCTGGCCGATCCGGTTCGGGCCGGAGCCCAGGATGATCACGGCGGGCTTGGTGCGGGAGGCGACCTCGCTCTCCTCGTCGTAGGACGAGTAGAAGTACGGGGTCTTGGCGGCGAACTCGGCGGCGCAGGTGTCCACGGTCTTGAAGACCGGACGGATGCCCAGCGCGTGCCGCACCTCGCGGACCACGTCGGCCTTCAGGCCGCGGATCTCACCGATCTGCTGGTCGGAGAAACCGTGCCGCTTGGCGTGCCGCAGCAGCTCCGGGTCGAGGCGCTCGGCCTCGGCCAGCTCGACGGCGATCTCGTCGATCAGGAACAGCTGGTCGACGAACCACGGGTCGATCTTCGTGGCGTCGAAGACCTCCTGCTGGGTGGCACCGGCCCGGATCGCGTCCATCACGGTGTTGATCCGGCCGTCGGTCGGGACCTGAGCCTTGGTCAGCAGCTCGTCCTTGTCGCCGAGCTCGCCGATCCAGGAGAACTGCGAGCCCTTCTTCTCCAGCGAGCGCAGCGCCTTGTTCAGCGCCTCGGGGAAGTTCCGGCCCATCGCCATCGCCTCGCCGACCGACTTCATGGTGGTCGTGAGGGTGGCGTCCGCCGAAGGGAACTTCTCGAACG
This genomic interval from Kitasatospora gansuensis contains the following:
- the carB gene encoding carbamoyl-phosphate synthase large subunit — its product is MPKRTDIKSVLVIGSGPIVIGQAAEFDYSGTQACRVLRAEGLRVVLVNSNPATIMTDPEIADATYVEPITPEFVEKIIAKERPDVLLPTLGGQTALNTAISLHENGVLAKYGVELIGANVEAIHKGEDRQLFKGVVEAVNAKIGHGESARSVICHSMDDIINGVETLGGYPVVVRPSFTMGGAGSGFAHDEGELRRIAGQGLALSPTTEVLLEESILGWKEYELELMRDKNDNVVVVCSIENFDPMGVHTGDSITVAPAMTLTDREYQTLRDIGIAIIREVGVDTGGCNIQFAINPVDGRIIVIEMNPRVSRSSALASKATGFPIAKIAAKLAVGYTLDEIPNDITEKTPASFEPSLDYVVVKVPRFAFEKFPSADATLTTTMKSVGEAMAMGRNFPEALNKALRSLEKKGSQFSWIGELGDKDELLTKAQVPTDGRINTVMDAIRAGATQQEVFDATKIDPWFVDQLFLIDEIAVELAEAERLDPELLRHAKRHGFSDQQIGEIRGLKADVVREVRHALGIRPVFKTVDTCAAEFAAKTPYFYSSYDEESEVASRTKPAVIILGSGPNRIGQGIEFDYSCVHASFALSEAGYETVMVNCNPETVSTDYDTSDRLYFEPLTLEDVLEIVHAETLAGPLAGVIVQLGGQTPLGLAQALKDNGVPIVGTQPEAIDLAEERGAFGRVLRDAGLPAPKHGTAFSFEDAKAIADEIGYPVLARPSYVLGGRGMEIVYDEPSLASYLERHAGLISEHPVLIDRFLDDAVEIDVDALYDGEELYLGGVMEHIEEAGIHSGDSACALPPITLGGYDIKRLRVSTEAIAKGVGVRGLINIQFALAGDILYVLEANPRASRTVPFTSKATAVPLAKAAARISLGATIAELRKEGLLPAEGDGGTLPADCPISVKEAVMPWSRFRDIHGRGVDTVLGPEMRSTGEVMGIDKVFGTAYAKAQAGAYGALPTSGKVFVSVANRDKRNLVFPARAFVEMGFEVLATSGTAEVLQRGGIPSTVVRKHSEGPGPDGERTIVQLIHDGEVDLIINTPYGTGGRLDGYEIRTAAVSRGVPCLTTVQAMGAAVQGSAALVRGDIGVMSLQEHAALINAGRK